From the Daucus carota subsp. sativus chromosome 8, DH1 v3.0, whole genome shotgun sequence genome, one window contains:
- the LOC108198609 gene encoding cyclin-dependent kinase G-2: MPKYMAAGRNGGYRDNEVRDRESDLDVSRRDIGYSKGENDRMKNGYRDYEKIQGRGGGSRDRGTVRQKDVKERESSNGGLYRSVSRSGSGSSGSSGGGRLRGLLVGSVDREPGELSSESGSEEATDSSRADNNRSDLKQESGMSLPAQSKKRKFSPIVWDRDEVSIVSQQSVALTPSVLPPPPPPPKSYRESPNTIVAGAVEICPIEYTKLQPSESELPVEPVVEIVSHVSVVAESLGVLSSAPQEQHTEYNEDYAPTLNIRSSRWANDANSPADEGEISDSPDVRMLKKMKKMPLAAQQEMKVRNKLISPELVELKREGSEGQRARSSESDEGARCRSSSGDFYADKDQDNADYMEMDIEHNNGSKIGRKDTDSEDECYSRDTPEPAAPPQRSVNMLQGCRSVDEFERLNKIDEGTYGVVYRAKDKKTGEVVALKKVKMEKEREGFPLTSLREINILLSFDHPSIVDVKEVVVGSSLDSIFMVMEYMEHDLKALMETKKQPFSQSEVKCLMLQLLEGVKYLHDNWVLHRDLKTSNLLLNNRGELKICDFGLARQYGSPLKPYTHLVVTLWYRAPELLLGTKQYSTAIDMWSLGCIMAELLSKEPLFNGKTEFDQIDKIFKMLGVPNETIWPGFSKLPGVKVKNVKQPYNLLRKKFPATSFTGSPVLSDAGFDLLNKLLTYDPEKRITADAALNHEWFREVPLPKSKDFMPTFPAQHAQDRRTRRLLKSPDPLEEQRRKELKQRELGTGGLFG; encoded by the exons ATGCCGAAATATATGGCAGCTGGAAGAAATGGGGGTTATCGTGATAACGAAGTGAGGGATCGTGAATCGGATCTTGATGTGTCGAGGAGGGATATTGGGTATTCTAAGGGGGAGAATGATAGAATGAAGAATGGGTATAGGGATTATGAAAAAATTCAAGGTCGGGGTGGGGGTAGTAGGGATAGGGGGACGGTGAGACAGAAGGATGTTAAAGAGAGGGAATCGAGTAATGGGGGTTTGTATCGGTCTGTTTCGAGGAGTGGGTCGGGGAGTAGTGGCAGTAGTGGAGGTGGTAGGTTGAGGGGATTGTTGGTTGGTTCGGTTGATCGTGAGCCAGGGGAGCTATCAAGTGAGAGTGGATCCGAGGAAGCTACAGATTCGTCTCGGGCTGATAATAATAGAAGTGACTTGAAGCAGGAGAGTGGGATGAGTTTACCAGCTCAAAGTAAGAAGAGAAAGTTCTCGCCGATTGTGTGGGACAGAGATGAAGTGAGTATTGTGTCTCAACAAAGTGTTGCATTGACACCTAGTGTTCTCCCTCCCCCACCTCCACCGCCCAAGTCTTATAGAGAGTCTCCTAACACTATTGTTGCTGGTGCAGTTGAAATTTGTCCGATTGAGTATACTAAGCTTCAACCCTCAGAGTCGGAGCTGCCGGTTGAGCCTGTTGTAGAAATCGTGTCACATGTTTCTGTTGTAGCAGAGTCTCTTGGTGTTTTATCTTCTGCTCCTCAGGAACAGCACACAGAATACAATGAGGATTATGCACCAACCTTGAATATTAGATCCTCTAGATGGGCAAATGATGCCAATTCCCCAGCGGATGAAGGGGAAATTTCTGACTCTCCTGATGTTAGAATGCTgaaaaagatgaagaaaatgcCCTTGGCTGCTCAACAGGAGATGAAAGTGCGGAATAAATTGATTAGTCCGGAGTTAGTGGAGCTCAAGAGAGAAGGTTCTGAAGGTCAGAGGGCTAGATCATCTGAATCTGATGAAGGTGCTCGCTGTAGGTCTTCGAGCGGAGATTTTTATGCAGACAAGGACCAGGACAATGCTGATTATATGGAGATGGATATAGAACATAATAATGGTAGTAAAATTGGCCGTAAAGATACAGATTCAGAGGATGAATGTTATTCTCGTGATACGCCCGAACCTGCTGCTCCCCCGCAGAGGAGTGTGAACATGCTTCAGGGTTGTAGAAGTGTGGACGAGTTTGAGAGGCTTAACAAAATAGATGAAGGTACGTATGGGGTAGTATATAGAGCAAAAGATAAGAAAACTGGAGAAGTTGTTGCATTAAAGAAAGTCAAGATGGAAAAAGAGAGGGAAGGTTTTCCATTGACTTCTCTACGAGAGATAAATATCCTCCTTTCCTTTGATCATCCTTCAATTGTTGATGTGAAAGAAGTAGTTGTGGGGAGCAGTCTTGACAGCATCTTCATGGTAATGGAATACATGGAGCATGATCTGAAGGCACTGATGGAGACGAAGAAACAGCCATTTAGTCAGAGTGAGGTCAAGTGCCTCATGCTCCAGTTACTCGAAGGTGTGAAGTATCTTCATGATAATTGGGTTCTCCATAGAGATTTAAAGACCTCAAATTTGCTTTTAAATAACCGTGGTGAGTTGAAGATATGCGATTTTGGGTTGGCTCGTCAATATGGAAGCCCCTTAAAACCATACACTCATTTGGTTGTAACTTTGTGGTACAG GGCACCTGAACTTTTATTGGGAACGAAACAGTATTCAACTGCAATTGACATGTGGTCCCTGGGTTGCATTATGGCTGAGCTCCTGTCCAAGGAACCACTATTTAACGGGAAGACAGAATTTGATCAGATAGACAAG ATATTTAAAATGCTCGGCGTACCAAATGAGACTATATGGCCTGGTTTCTCTAAACTCCCTGGAGTGAAGGTGAAAAACGTCAAGCAGCC GTACAATCTGCTGCGTAAGAAGTTCCCAGCTACATCTTTCACAGGATCTCCAGTTCTCTCAGATGCTGGATTTGACTTGCTGAACAAGCTTTTAACTTATGATCCGGAGAAG AGAATAACAGCTGATGCTGCTCTTAACCATGAGTGGTTCCGTGAAGTTCCTCTTCCTAAATCCAAAGATTTTATGCCTACATTTCCTGCTCAGCATGCGCAGGACAG ACGTACTCGAAGATTATTGAAGAGTCCAGATCCTCTTGAAGAGCAGCGGCGGAAAGAGTTAAAGCAAAGGGAACTGGGGACAGGCGGTCTGTTTGGATGA
- the LOC108198599 gene encoding receptor-like protein EIX1, giving the protein MASVNIPRILPHVLVSLVIFILCMEMISSSGLGSVFENSSEIVKTRCIEKEKKALVEIRRGLADTFGTLSSWGSSVDCCQWRRVVCDNNTGHVTQLHLSAIDFPPPEKFRDNSFSWIRSSRISNISSSLLDLKTLNYLDLHANDFGGLPIPKVIGSLTDLVYLDLSRANFGKTIPDELRNLSKLNHLDLTFNSFDTSTIPEFISSFTSLTYLGLAGNHFSGEIPRQFGNLSKLQQLNLGDTDVLGGGIFGWLFNLSSLVHLDLNGISIGTSNDWVRLFHSFPMMSVLLLDHCNLTSSGANRSSFPTNLSSNISTLSLHQNFIDLSIFGWLSNSSSSLVNLGLSYNRLKGKIPEFLSNFTSISSIDLSNNQLHGVVPYSFRNLSGLKFVDFSSNNLTGNLQDLLNVFAEDNLQTLFIHENQLTGSLPDITRFTSLRTLRVASNKLNGYLPKHFKQNSVLEFLGLSDNSLTGFLPEFTGFPSLLYLNLENNNFFGSIPDFTGCSSLQSLSLGGNQLTKWETQSTGQLTKLYRLDLSMNSISSTISERHLTNLSSLRVMDTSYNPLTFDLSSEWLPPFQLSELYLASCKLGPKFPSWIRNQKELYIIDFSNSQISDTIPMWFWNVSSTVDILNISSNKIRGKFSSKHFNFLIIDLSSNYFEGAVPVFPARCLKINLSQNKFSGILFSRPVVEVMSLGFLDLSHNSLSDSLPNTWGYFKDLVFLNLGYNNFGGRIPTSMGDLVFLQTLIIRSNHLYGELPASLRNCTKLGFVDFGLNKISGKIPAWIGDGLPQLYALILRSNQFYGSMPYQLCRLSELHFLDLAMNRISGTVPRCFGNLTAMTKNEIEVTEHYYNISNGLAPTSSFVDTALAGWKGQEFEYGRNFAYLKMIDLSSNQLTGEIPIGITRLLDIKGLNLSRNRFYGKIPLDIGRLKMLESLDPSINKFSGNIPQSMSGLHFLGYLDLSSNNFSGKIPSGTQLQGFLSSTYAGNLGLCGSPLTKKCEDEPGDEVHPTSIETEIDDDEIEYRRWLYISAALGFSTTFWGICGSVLLNRRWRHAYFLFLNYLKDQLYLIIVLRIPRMRRVQMELK; this is encoded by the exons ATGGCCTCAGTTAACATCCCTCGAATCCTCCCTCATGTATTAGTCAGTTTGGTAATCTTTATTCTGTGCATGGAAATGATATCATCATCCGGATTAGGATCTGTGTTTGAGAATTCCAGTGAGATAGTGAAGACAAGGTGTATTGAGAAAGAGAAGAAAGCCCTGGTCGAGATCAGAAGGGGTCTTGCAGACACATTTGGTACTCTTTCGTCGTGGGGAAGCTCGGTAGATTGCTGCCAGTGGAGGCGCGTTGTGTGTGACAATAACACTGGTCATGTTACCCAGCTACATCTTTCCGCTATTGATTTTCCTCCTCCTGAAAAGTTTAGAGATAATTCATTTTCCTGGATACGATCCAGTAGGATATCTAACATCAGTAGTTCACTGCTTGATTTAAAGACTCTGAACTACCTGGATCTCCATGCTAATGATTTTGGAGGACTTCCCATCCCGAAAGTCATTGGCTCTTTAACAGATTTAGTTTATCTTGATCTTTCGCGAGCTAATTTTGGAAAAACAATTCCAGATGAGCTTAGAAATCTCTCCAAATTAAATCATCTAGACCTCACGTTTAATTCTTTCGATACAAGTACCATTCCAGAGTTCATTTCTTCTTTCACCAGCTTGACATACCTCGGTCTTGCTGGAAACCATTTTTCAGGAGAGATTCCACGTCAGTTTGGTAATCTTTCCAAATTGCAGCAGCTTAATCTCGGCGACACTGATGTTCTAGGTGGTGGCATATTTGGTTGGTTGTTTAATCTATCTTCTCTGGTCCACCTCGACTTGAATGGTATCAGTATTGGCACCTCCAATGATTGGGTAAGATTATTTCACAGTTTCCCAATGATGTCGGTTCTTCTTTTAGATCATTGCAATCTAACTAGCAGCGGAGCTAATAGATCTTCCTTCCCAACTAATTTGTCTTCTAATATTTCTACCCTTTCTCTTCATCAAAATTTCATCGATTTGTCAATTTTTGGTTGGCTTTCCAACTCCAGTAGCAGTCTTGTAAATCTAGGCCTTAGTTACAACCGTCTGAAAGGTAAAATCCCAGAGTTTTTGTCAAATTTCACTTCAATTTCCAGTATTGATCTTTCTAATAATCAGCTTCATGGTGTAGTTCCATATTCCTTTCGAAATCTATCCGGTTTGAAATTTGTAGATTTCAGTTCTAACAATCTCACTGGAAATCTTCAAGATCTTTTGAATGTGTTTGCAGAGGATAATTTACAAACATTGTTCATACATGAAAACCAGCTTACTGGGTCTTTACCTGATATCACAAGATTTACATCCCTCAGGACATTGCGTGTTGCTTCCAACAAGTTGAATGGATATCTGCCAAaacattttaaacaaaattctgTTCTAGAATTCCTGGGATTGTCGGATAATTCTCTCACAGGTTTTTTACCTGAATTTACTGGATTTCCAtccttattatatttaaatcttgaaaacaataatttttttgggaGTATTCCAGATTTCACAGGATGTTCATCTTTGCAAAGCTTGTCACTTGGTGGGAACCAACTTACTAAATGGGAAACTCAATCAACAGGACAACTAACCAAGCTTTATAGGCTGGATCTGTCAATGAACTCAATCAGCAGTACAATCTCTGAAAGACACTTGACAAACCTATCCAGTTTACGGGTGATGGATACATCATATAACCCTTTGACATTTGATTTGAGCTCTGAGTGGCTTCCCCCTTTCCAACTTTCTGAACTTTATTTAGCATCATGCAAGTTGGGGCCAAAATTCCCTAGTTGGATTCGAAATCAAAAGGAACTTTACATTATTGATTTCTCAAATAGCCAAATTTCAGATACCATCCCCATGTGGTTTTGGAACGTCTCAAGCACTGTTGATATTTTGAATATCTCTTCTAACAAAATTAGGGGCAAGTTTTCTTCTAAACATTTCAATTTTCTGATCATAGATTTGAGTTCTAATTATTTCGAAGGAGCAGTACCTGTCTTTCCCGCGCGTTGTTTGAAAATTAATCTATCCCAGAATAAGTTTTCAGGAATACTCTTTTCAAGGCCTGTAGTTGAAGTCATGTCTCTGGGCTTTCTTGATCTTTCACATAACTCATTGTCTGATTCGCTTCCTAATACTTGGGGATATTTTAAAGATCTTGTGTTTCTTAATTTAGGATATAATAATTTTGGGGGTAGAATTCCTACGTCTATGGGTGATCTGGTTTTTCTGCAAACTTTAATCATACGTAGTAACCATTTATATGGAGAATTGCCCGCGTCTCTGAGAAACTGTACTAAACTGGGTTTTGTAGATTTTGGTTTAAACAAGATATCAGGGAAGATACCTGCATGGATCGGGGATGGCCTACCACAACTGTATGCTCTTATTCTAAGATCCAATCAATTTTACGGAAGCATGCCTTATCAGCTATGCCGTCTCTCAGAACTTCATTTTCTAGACCTTGCCATGAACCGAATATCTGGAACTGTTCCTCGATGCTTTGGTAACCTTACTGCCATGACTAAAAATGAAATTGAAGTCACTGAGCATTACTACAATATATCAAATGGTTTAGCTCCAACATCATCATTTGTTGATACTGCTCTAGCTGGTTGGAAAGGACAGGAGTTTGAGTATGGACGAAACTTCGCTTACCTAAAGATGATAGATCTTTCATCCAATCAATTGACGGGTGAAATTCCCATTGGGATAACAAGACTTCTCGATATCAAAGGATTGAACCTATCAAGAAATAGATTTTATGGAAAAATTCCACTGGATATTGGCCGACTGAAAATGTTAGAAAGTCTTGATCCGTCCATAAACAAATTTTCAGGCAACATTCCTCAAAGTATGTCTGGGTTACATTTTCTAGGGTACTTAGATCTCTCAAGCAACAATTTTTCCGGGAAAATTCCATCAGGAACTCAGCTTCAAGGATTTCTCTCATCCACATATGCGGGGAACTTGGGACTTTGTGGCTCTCCGCTCACAAAAAAATGTGAGGATGAGCCAGGTGATGAAGTTCACCCTACTTCTATCGAAACTGAGATTGATGATGACGAGATTGAATACAGGAGATGGTTATACATTAGTGCAGCACTTGGTTTCAGCACTACTTTCTGGGGAATATGCGGCAGCGTATTGCTTAACAGGCGTTGGAGGCATGCATATTTCTTATTCCTAAATTACTTGAAGGATCAACTTTATTTGATCATTGTTTTGCGCATTCCCCGAATGCGAAG AGTGCAGATGGAACTAAAGTGA
- the LOC108198618 gene encoding uncharacterized protein LOC108198618, with product MRMMFGELTTTAGMSPPPPPPESPSSASAGVFGNYALISALLAFALAQFFKLFTSWYKEKRWDLKQLVGSGGMPSSHSATVAALAAAVGYHDGAEGSLFAVALVLACVVMYDATGIRLQAGRQAEVLNQIVYELPAEHPLAESRPLRELLGHTPPQVIAGGLLGIITATFVHLLTSL from the exons ATGAGGATGATGTTTGGTGAGTTGACGACGACGGCGGGGATGTCGCCGCCGCCTCCTCCGCCTGAGTCACCGTCGTCCGCCTCCGCCGGCGTCTTCGGGAATTATGCTCTCATCTCCGCTCTTCTAGCCTTCGCCCTCGCTCAATTCTTCAAGCTATTCACCTCTTG GTACAAAGAGAAACGATGGGATCTGAAGCAACTTGTTGGATCTGGCGGGATGCCATCATCCCATTCGGCAACTGTAGCTGCTCTTGCTGCAGCTGTTGGATACCATGATGGTGCCGAGGGATCTTTATTTGCAGTTGCATTGGTTCTAGCATGTGTC GTGATGTATGATGCAACTGGTATTAGATTACAAGCAGGACGCCAAGCTGAG GTGCTAAATCAAATTGTATATGAACTTCCGGCGGAGCATCCTTTGGCTGAGAGCAGGCCTCTGCGTGAGCTTCTAGGCCACACCCCTCCTCAG GTTATTGCTGGTGGTTTGCTGGGTATAATCACCGCAACATTTGTTCATTTGTTGACAAGCTTGTAG